CAGCTCGATGAGACCAGGCGTCGGCAGATTCTTGACTTCGCGATGGGGCAGGACCAAGTGCTGATCACGGTCGCGGCCGCAAGCGATATCCCGTTGAATGCCGCCGAAGCCGGGAAAGTCGTCATTGTCGATGTGGCGGAACTCAAGGCCGGCGCACAGGATGAGAACGCGAATCTGGTGGCTCAACTGCAGGCGGCGCGTGGAAGCAGGAAAGCTGATTCCGATGATGCTCACGATTCAAAGCCCCGGCAAGCCGATAAGTTCCTGAAGGTTGAAACCGATCAGAATGTTCGGGATTTGACAGATGATGAGATTGGTACTGACGACGGGCAGGCCATTGTTGCCGATAATCCCAGAGTCAATCAGCAAGTCCAGGATTCGTCGGATGACAAGGTCGGTTTCGCTGGTGTATCAGGCACTGTCGCTGATAATACTGGAATCGACGGGATTCGTGCGCAGTACGAGAATGATGAATCCGGCAATAATGGCAGCGGAGCGCAATCATGAAGCCGCCGATCGCCGAGCAACTGCATCTTGACCCGCGCAAACTGCCTGCCCAAGTGTTCAACAGGCTTGCGTCCCGTGCCGGTGCGCGCAGGGATTGGAAGGCGCGCGAGGAACAGGCATGGAACAATTTCGGCAAGCCGGGACGCGATCCGGGCAAACTCGGTGGCGTGATGTCCGTTATCGCCTCCGATGGCGACTGGACCCCGCATCTCAAGCTGGCCCAGTTGCGCAACCATTGGGATTTGGTGGTCGGCCCCGCCATCGCCGCCCATTCCGTGGTCACTGATTACCGCGATGGCGTGCTCACCATCAACAGCGAATCCAACGCCTGGGCGGTGCAGTTGACCTACCTTATCCCCCAACTCACCGCGACCATTCGTCAGCGTCTTGAAGGCCTCGAAATCCGCGAGATCCGCGTCACTGGCCCGCAATCGCACAATTTTAGGAACGGACTC
The window above is part of the Bifidobacterium sp. ESL0704 genome. Proteins encoded here:
- a CDS encoding DUF721 domain-containing protein, with amino-acid sequence MKPPIAEQLHLDPRKLPAQVFNRLASRAGARRDWKAREEQAWNNFGKPGRDPGKLGGVMSVIASDGDWTPHLKLAQLRNHWDLVVGPAIAAHSVVTDYRDGVLTINSESNAWAVQLTYLIPQLTATIRQRLEGLEIREIRVTGPQSHNFRNGLGARRYPNRYMRR